The following are encoded in a window of Chionomys nivalis chromosome X, mChiNiv1.1, whole genome shotgun sequence genomic DNA:
- the Hmgb3 gene encoding high mobility group protein B3 isoform X1 has protein sequence MEVRMAKGDPKKPKGKMSAYAFFVQTCREEHKKKNPEVPVNFAEFSKKCSERWKTMSGKEKSKFDEMAKADKVRYDREMKDYGPAKGGKKKKDPNAPKRPPSGFFLFCSEFRPKIKSTNPGISIGDVAKKLGEMWNNLSDSEKQPYITKAAKLKEKYEKDVADYKSKGKFDGAKGPAKVARKKVEEEEEEEEEEEEEEEEEEDE, from the exons TCAGGATGGCTAAAGGTGACCCCAAGAAACCAAAGGGCAAGATGTCGGCTTATGCCTTCTTCGTCCAGACCTGCAGGGAAGAACATAAGAAGAAAAACCCCGAGGTCCCAGTCAATTTTGCGGAGTTTTCCAAGAAGTGCTCTGAGAGGTGGAAG ACAATGTCCGGCAAAGAGAAATCAAAGTTTGATGAAATGGCAAAGGCAGATAAAGTACGCTATGATCGGGAAATGAAAGATTATGGACCAGCTAAAGGAGGCAAGAAGAAGAAGGACCCTAATGCCCCCAAAAGACCACC GTCTGGATTTTTCTTATTCTGCTCTGAATTCCGCCCCAAGATCAAATCTACAAATCCTGGAATCTCCATTGGAGATGTGGCCAAAAAGCTGGGTGAGATGTGGAATAACTTAAGTGACAGTGAAAAACAGCCTTACATTACCAAGGCCGCAAAGCTGAAGGAGAAGTATGAGAAG GATGTTGCTGACTATAAGTCCAAAGGGAAGTTTGATGGTGCCAAGGGTCCTGCTAAAGTTGCCCGGAAAAaggtggaagaagaagaggaggaggaagaagaggaagaagaggaggaggaagaggaggaagatgaataA
- the Hmgb3 gene encoding high mobility group protein B3 isoform X2, with protein MAKGDPKKPKGKMSAYAFFVQTCREEHKKKNPEVPVNFAEFSKKCSERWKTMSGKEKSKFDEMAKADKVRYDREMKDYGPAKGGKKKKDPNAPKRPPSGFFLFCSEFRPKIKSTNPGISIGDVAKKLGEMWNNLSDSEKQPYITKAAKLKEKYEKDVADYKSKGKFDGAKGPAKVARKKVEEEEEEEEEEEEEEEEEEDE; from the exons ATGGCTAAAGGTGACCCCAAGAAACCAAAGGGCAAGATGTCGGCTTATGCCTTCTTCGTCCAGACCTGCAGGGAAGAACATAAGAAGAAAAACCCCGAGGTCCCAGTCAATTTTGCGGAGTTTTCCAAGAAGTGCTCTGAGAGGTGGAAG ACAATGTCCGGCAAAGAGAAATCAAAGTTTGATGAAATGGCAAAGGCAGATAAAGTACGCTATGATCGGGAAATGAAAGATTATGGACCAGCTAAAGGAGGCAAGAAGAAGAAGGACCCTAATGCCCCCAAAAGACCACC GTCTGGATTTTTCTTATTCTGCTCTGAATTCCGCCCCAAGATCAAATCTACAAATCCTGGAATCTCCATTGGAGATGTGGCCAAAAAGCTGGGTGAGATGTGGAATAACTTAAGTGACAGTGAAAAACAGCCTTACATTACCAAGGCCGCAAAGCTGAAGGAGAAGTATGAGAAG GATGTTGCTGACTATAAGTCCAAAGGGAAGTTTGATGGTGCCAAGGGTCCTGCTAAAGTTGCCCGGAAAAaggtggaagaagaagaggaggaggaagaagaggaagaagaggaggaggaagaggaggaagatgaataA